The Aedes albopictus strain Foshan chromosome 2, AalbF5, whole genome shotgun sequence region CGTCTGACGTCCCAGTACAACGACATCGCCCTGATAAAACTGGACCGCAAGGTGATTCTGTCGCCGTACATTCGTCCGATTTGCTTGCCGATGAGCGGTGAACTGAAAAACCGCCGGGCCATCGCCACCGGATGGGGCACTATTGGATATGGAGAGGCTACCAGTCCCATATTGCTGAAGGTGGTGCTGGATATGTTTGGGCACGAGGAATGCTCGGTGCAGTTTGAGGCAAACCGGAAGCTCAAGGATGGACTGAATGCGGTATCGCAGATTTGCGCGGGGTCGAGGGATTCCTCGAAGGATACTTGCCAGGTAAGAAATGCAGGGTTTTACCCTGCAGTTGAGCCTTATTTTCGTGACATGTTATCATaacaaaactgtttttttttaatcttctagGGTGACTCTGGAGGACCGTTGCAAATTTACAACGACGAAGGTGTCTACTGTACGTATACGATAATCGGGGTGACATCCTTCGGAAAGTACTGCGGTTTGGCGGGATCACCCGGCGTCTACACCAAGGTCTATCCGTACATATCGTGGATTGAAAATTTAATATTCTAAATACAGACGATGAAATAAACTTACCTCATTACTGATAGACGTCGCTCATGAACAGCTGGTAGATGGTTTTGCTTAGCTTCAATCCGATTGTCCGCCTCGTAGGTCCGTACGGAATGTTAAGCAGCTTTTCCTTCTCCTCTTCGCTTGTGCATCGCTCATAGGCCAGGATTAGTTCCTTCGGCGTTGGATACTTGTCGACGATGGCGTTTGCTTTATCGATCGCGAGAAGCTTGATCTGAAGCAactgttttatgaagacttcccgTACCGTGCAGTCGGCCGTTTTGGACGAATCTTTGTTAAAAGACTCGAACGAAATCAACGGAACTGTACGCTGATTTAGGTTGAAATCTGACGCGGTTGCGGCCGTTGCCTCCACTGATAGGTTGGTGATGTTCCAGAAAGTTTTACCCTCAAGGTTTTTGTTAAGCAGCTCCGTCATAATCGACAAATACAGCACCGTGTGGCGATGATCGTCCGTGTACTTCACCGTAAAGTCCTGCACGTAGGTATTTAGCGCCGCCTGAGTTAGCGTATCCTGTGGAACACCCACCTGACGATTCTGGCCCAGATTCTCAATCAGGTACACCACATTGGCCAGCCGGCACTGCTTCAGCCGGAACTTTTGCTCGTGAAAGCGACCGTCCTTGATGCTACTGGCTAGATCATCCATCCGCTTGCGTTCCACAATGTACGGCAGGATGTACTCGGTTCCAGTATCGTCCCGAACAATCCAAAGGAAATCaccggcactcaaacgacgaACCTCAAAGTCAATGTGGTACTGTTCCAGTTCCTTCAGGGTCCGATCCAGGTTGGTTTTGGATTTGCCAATGGTTTCCTGAGTGTCGACGAGCAGAATAGCCTTTGGATTCGACACTGTCGGATGTTCATTTTCAACGATGTCCAAATGGTCGAACACCGAATCATCCGGTATCTCGAACTGCTCCTCGGTTGGTGCCAAAATCTCGTTATCTACGAAGGAAAAATCATTCTGTTTGAGAACATATGTGGGGTGACTTTAGGTAAATACTACAAGGACCGTACCTTCTTCATCCAACGCAGCTGCCTCGCCCGGTACCAACTTCCGGTACAACTCTCCCTGTCGATCGTTCAACATCTTCTCAACCATCGCATCGCTCGCCGCTTCATCGAACTGCACCCCACCATCCCTTTTGAACTTGTTCAGCTTTGCCACCAATTTTTCGCAAATTCCCATCCCGAAACCGGTCAGCATGATGCAATCCCTCGGCGTCCGGATTGGCAGCGGATAGCGCCTCAGGGACGTTAGAGCCTTCTGTAGCACCAGCCGGCTTTTGGCGTCCTTTTCCTGCGCTTCGGCAATCATCTCCAGCAGCCATCGTTCGTACAACGGGTTGGGGCAGGTCAGGTATTTGATGCAGATTTGGCGGACCGGATGGGAGCCGATAGGCTGGCTTTCGGTGGGGGGATCTGTCGGTTGTGCTGATTCGGCTGGTTGGCGGCGAACGATTCGAACTACACGCGTTCTACGTCGGGTTTTGCATTGATGAGATTTGCGACTTTTTAAACAATTACTCATTATCAGTTTCTATACGATAAACTAAATATAATTCAGAACAAAACGCACATTTTGGGAAACTAAACTTTCAGAACGATTTTCAAGTTTCAGATGTTTACACTTTCcctacacgctcgttgaaaactactctcaGGAGAGTAGTTT contains the following coding sequences:
- the LOC109409337 gene encoding crossover junction endonuclease MUS81-like — its product is MSNCLKSRKSHQCKTRRRTRVVRIVRRQPAESAQPTDPPTESQPIGSHPVRQICIKYLTCPNPLYERWLLEMIAEAQEKDAKSRLVLQKALTSLRRYPLPIRTPRDCIMLTGFGMGICEKLVAKLNKFKRDGGVQFDEAASDAMVEKMLNDRQGELYRKLVPGEAAALDEEDNEILAPTEEQFEIPDDSVFDHLDIVENEHPTVSNPKAILLVDTQETIGKSKTNLDRTLKELEQYHIDFEVRRLSAGDFLWIVRDDTGTEYILPYIVERKRMDDLASSIKDGRFHEQKFRLKQCRLANVVYLIENLGQNRQVGVPQDTLTQAALNTYVQDFTVKYTDDHRHTVLYLSIMTELLNKNLEGKTFWNITNLSVEATAATASDFNLNQRTVPLISFESFNKDSSKTADCTVREVFIKQLLQIKLLAIDKANAIVDKYPTPKELILAYERCTSEEEKEKLLNIPYGPTRRTIGLKLSKTIYQLFMSDVYQ